The Taeniopygia guttata chromosome 19, bTaeGut7.mat, whole genome shotgun sequence genome window below encodes:
- the LHX1 gene encoding LIM/homeobox protein Lhx1, which translates to MVHCAGCKRPILDRFLLNVLDRAWHVKCVQCCECKCNLTEKCFSREGKLYCKNDFFRCFGTKCAGCAQGISPSDLVRRARSKVFHLNCFTCMMCNKQLSTGEELYIIDENKFVCKEDYLNNSNTAKENSLHSATTGSDPSLSPDSQDPSQDDAKDSESANVSDKETGSNENDDQNLGAKRRGPRTTIKAKQLETLKAAFAATPKPTRHIREQLAQETGLNMRVIQVWFQNRRSKERRMKQLSALGARRHAFFRSPRRMRPLVDRLEPGELIPNGPFSFYGDYQSEYYGPGSNYDFFPQGPPSSQAQTPVDLPFVPSSGPSGTPLGAMDHPLPGHHPSSEAQRFTDIMSHPPGDSPSPEPNLPGSLHSMSAEVFGPSPPFSSISVNGGANYGNHLSHPPEMNEAAVW; encoded by the exons ATGGTTCACTGTGCAGGCTGCAAAAGGCCGATCTTGGACCGGTTTTTGTTGAATGTACTGGACAGGGCTTGGCATGTGAAGTGTGTTCAGTGCTGTGAATGTAAATGCAATTTGACAGAGAAATGCTTTTCGCGAGAAGGGAAGCTTTACTGCAAAAACGACTTCTTTCG GTGTTTCGGGACCAAGTGCgcgggctgtgcccagggcatcTCCCCCAGCGACCTGGTCCGCAGGGCGCGGAGCAAAGTGTTCCACTTGAACTGTTTTACGTGTATGATGTGCAACAAGCAACTCTCCACCGGCGAGGAGCTCTACATCATAGACGAGAACAAGTTTGTCTGCAAAGAAGATTACCTAAATAACAGCAATACTGCCAAAGAAAACAGCCTGCATTCAG CCACCACCGGCAGTGACCCCAGCCTGTCCCCCGACTCCCAAGACCCCTCCCAGGACGACGCCAAGGACTCGGAAAGCGCCAACGTGTCCGACAAGGAGACGGGCAGCAACGAGAACGACGACCAGAACCTGGGGGCCAAGCGGCGGGGACCGCGCACCACCATCAAAGCCAAACAGCTAGAGACTCTGAAAGCCGCCTTCGCggccaccccaaaacccacccggcacatcagggagcagctggcacaggagaCCGGCCTCAACATGCGGGTCATCCAG GTGTGGTTCCAGAACCGGCGCTCCAAGGAGCGGCGGATGAAGCAGCTGAGCGCGCTGGGCGCCCGGCGACACGCGTTCTTCCGCAGCCCGCGCAGGATGCGGCCGCTCGTGGACCGGCTGGAGCCCGGCGAGCTCATCCCCAACGGGCCCTTCTCCTTCTACGGAG ATTATCAGAGCGAGTATTACGGCCCTGGAAGCAATTACGATTTCTTCCCGCAAGGCCCGCCCTCGTCTCAAGCGCAGACCCCCGTGGATCTCCCGTTCGTGCCCTCCTCGGGGCCGTCAGGGACCCCTCTGGGGGCCATGGACCACCCCCTGCCCGGACATCACCCCTCGAGCGAGGCTCAGCGCTTCACCGACATCATGTCGCACCCCCCGGGGGACTCGCCCAGCCCCGAACCCAACCTGCCCGGCTCCTTGCACTCCATGTCCGCGGAAGTTTTTGGCCCCAGCCCCCCATTTTCGTCGATATCCGTCAACGGTGGTGCTAACTACGGCAATCACTTGTCCCACCCTCCAGAGATGAACGAAGCGGCCGTGTGGTAG